Proteins from a genomic interval of Clostridium sp. 'deep sea':
- a CDS encoding fibronectin type III domain-containing protein, with protein sequence MKNIKKIIGFFLIAFLLISTIQLQPAYAKSRIEIVFIIDQSGSMGDDINNVKRNIGNFVDLMVAQGIDYRLGLITYETHCKKYNLTSSVNTFRNNLSNVNTFGGTENGLDAIMTAINSYTFYENAAKYFIIIGDEPITSRHGYSHKSVSNILNNKDITLTGIGHSTFNYLVNATDGLKLDLGGSFSNQLTTIFEDIQKIPIIDILKPLNNQWVPGTKGFNPRIKVTDPDSDTLTIKCFIDNATTPHYEVDVPNTKTAIVVDIQQIDLAQLSEGNHKLKFTVYDQCDTVQDIVNFKIDKTGPQINISQTNTTENSINLTMTAQDNGSGLAAKPYKINIDDNAAVFTNNNQATKTNLLPNTGYNVVLEAIDNASNISTLQKTIYTAAEKPVLDIDTVSKDTLSIVVKDNNPSVTEYLVKVNNQYLANDGSLTNNESWITFINKSKTIKGLQQNKAYTIVAKAKNHNGEITPLSRAINITTLAEPPAFTDHEKTQESITLYWNKITGAQFYEIKDANGITNINPNNNTHTFSGLEANTPYSFWIRTVNSSGAGNWSEVINISTLPYPPTKVENITVTDYSQTSMQLTWSSATRATYYEVKIDEQEPIVCNDTSITINDLVPETEYQVTVRAINIGGKGEYSDVLIQSTLPNPPAVPQNLTTQITKNSVFLTWTPVEKAEGYYIKIDGSTKIDVGTETSYLHEGLEPISGHSYQVKATRANGKVEGDWSEQVDVTTHPEKPIAPKNILTTSDTESITVTWYDVPYAEKYYVCIDDNVIKEIKGTMFIHKNIKPDEEHSYKLQAENITGKSEWSNPVSSRTLPVEDENETISLTNVMAVVTNDSINISWDTVAYKAEYEIEVDGVLQDIGTDTSFEHLALTQNEYHTYKIRVKSLNNSSKWCGVLSLSTLPDPPETPKNVEAIATYNSIELKWDKVNSAEAYEIEIDGNSIIATELNKYIHTPLEPGTSHIYRVRSKGQAGITAWSSAVIISTENPNYLINCEQGETFELSIIVDNVQDFGDITFNMEYDTAELEIVDLCGFTPQKDTESGPIKNTNLIVTKQDSQVSIKVNKNIIPGKSWSGEITTIVFKPKITGQATINLNIKEK encoded by the coding sequence ATGAAAAACATAAAAAAAATAATAGGCTTCTTTTTAATTGCTTTTTTATTAATTAGTACTATCCAACTACAGCCAGCTTATGCAAAAAGTCGTATAGAAATAGTATTTATTATCGACCAATCAGGAAGTATGGGTGATGATATTAATAATGTTAAACGTAATATTGGTAATTTTGTAGATTTAATGGTAGCTCAAGGTATTGATTATAGACTGGGCTTAATAACTTATGAGACACATTGCAAAAAATATAATTTAACTAGTAGTGTAAATACATTTAGAAACAATTTAAGTAATGTTAATACATTTGGTGGCACAGAGAATGGCCTAGATGCAATAATGACAGCAATTAATAGCTATACCTTTTATGAGAATGCAGCCAAATATTTTATTATCATTGGAGACGAGCCTATAACTAGTAGACATGGCTATAGTCACAAATCAGTTAGTAATATCTTAAATAATAAAGATATAACTTTAACAGGTATAGGACATAGTACTTTTAATTATTTAGTAAATGCAACAGATGGTTTAAAACTAGATTTAGGTGGATCATTCTCAAATCAACTAACAACAATTTTTGAAGACATACAGAAAATACCGATAATTGACATTCTTAAACCACTAAATAACCAATGGGTACCAGGAACAAAAGGTTTTAATCCCAGAATTAAAGTAACTGACCCCGATAGTGATACATTAACAATTAAGTGCTTTATAGATAATGCTACAACACCTCATTATGAGGTAGATGTGCCTAATACTAAAACTGCAATTGTTGTAGATATCCAGCAAATTGATTTAGCACAACTCAGCGAAGGTAACCATAAATTAAAGTTTACAGTTTATGACCAATGCGATACAGTGCAAGATATTGTGAATTTTAAAATAGATAAAACAGGACCCCAAATTAATATTAGCCAAACAAATACTACTGAAAATAGCATAAACTTAACCATGACAGCCCAAGATAATGGCTCTGGTTTGGCAGCTAAACCCTATAAAATAAATATAGATGATAACGCAGCAGTATTTACAAATAACAATCAAGCCACAAAAACTAACTTACTGCCCAACACAGGCTATAACGTGGTGTTAGAGGCGATAGATAATGCCTCTAATATTAGCACCTTACAGAAAACAATATATACAGCAGCAGAAAAACCAGTTTTAGATATTGATACAGTTAGCAAAGATACTTTAAGTATAGTTGTTAAAGATAATAATCCATCTGTTACAGAGTACCTTGTTAAAGTTAATAATCAGTATTTAGCTAATGATGGTAGCTTAACAAACAATGAATCGTGGATTACCTTTATCAATAAGAGCAAAACCATAAAAGGATTGCAGCAAAATAAAGCCTATACTATTGTTGCCAAAGCAAAAAACCATAATGGTGAAATAACACCATTAAGTAGGGCTATAAACATAACAACATTAGCTGAACCACCAGCTTTTACAGACCACGAAAAAACTCAAGAGAGCATTACATTGTATTGGAATAAAATAACTGGGGCTCAATTTTATGAAATTAAAGATGCTAATGGTATTACAAACATTAACCCAAATAATAACACACATACTTTTAGTGGTCTTGAGGCAAACACACCCTATAGCTTTTGGATAAGAACAGTTAACTCAAGTGGAGCAGGCAATTGGAGTGAGGTTATAAATATCTCAACATTACCATACCCACCAACTAAGGTCGAGAACATAACAGTAACTGACTATAGTCAAACTAGTATGCAGTTAACTTGGAGCTCTGCCACTAGGGCAACATATTATGAGGTTAAAATAGATGAACAAGAGCCTATTGTTTGTAATGATACAAGTATAACTATAAACGACTTAGTTCCAGAAACAGAGTATCAGGTTACTGTAAGAGCTATAAACATAGGAGGTAAAGGTGAATACAGTGATGTTTTAATTCAATCAACATTACCTAATCCACCAGCAGTACCTCAAAACTTAACTACCCAAATAACCAAAAATAGTGTTTTCCTTACTTGGACACCAGTAGAAAAAGCAGAAGGATATTATATAAAAATAGATGGTAGTACTAAAATTGATGTTGGCACAGAAACATCTTACCTGCATGAGGGTTTAGAACCCATTAGTGGACACAGTTATCAGGTAAAAGCTACTAGAGCAAACGGAAAAGTAGAGGGAGACTGGAGTGAGCAAGTAGATGTAACTACTCATCCCGAAAAACCCATTGCTCCCAAAAACATATTAACAACATCAGATACAGAGTCCATTACTGTAACGTGGTATGATGTACCTTATGCCGAAAAATACTATGTATGTATTGATGATAATGTTATCAAAGAAATAAAAGGAACAATGTTTATTCATAAAAATATAAAGCCAGATGAAGAACATAGCTACAAACTACAGGCCGAAAATATAACTGGCAAAAGTGAGTGGTCGAATCCAGTTAGCAGTAGAACGCTGCCTGTAGAAGATGAAAACGAAACAATTTCTTTAACAAATGTAATGGCTGTGGTAACAAATGACTCTATAAATATATCTTGGGATACAGTTGCCTATAAAGCTGAATACGAAATAGAGGTAGATGGAGTTTTACAAGACATAGGAACAGATACCTCATTTGAGCATTTAGCACTAACTCAAAATGAATATCATACCTATAAAATAAGGGTTAAGTCACTTAATAATAGCTCTAAATGGTGTGGTGTACTTTCATTGTCAACATTACCTGATCCACCAGAAACACCAAAAAACGTAGAGGCAATAGCTACTTATAATAGTATAGAGCTTAAATGGGATAAAGTTAATAGTGCAGAAGCTTATGAAATTGAAATCGATGGTAATTCAATTATAGCTACTGAGCTAAATAAATATATACATACTCCTTTAGAACCAGGAACATCACATATTTACCGAGTAAGGTCTAAGGGACAAGCTGGTATCACAGCTTGGAGCAGTGCTGTCATAATAAGCACCGAGAATCCTAATTACCTAATAAATTGTGAACAAGGTGAAACATTTGAGCTGTCTATTATTGTAGATAATGTACAAGACTTTGGTGATATAACATTTAATATGGAGTACGATACTGCAGAGCTTGAAATTGTAGATTTATGTGGTTTTACACCTCAAAAAGATACAGAATCAGGCCCAATTAAAAATACTAACTTAATTGTAACTAAACAAGATTCACAAGTGTCCATAAAAGTAAATAAAAATATAATTCCGGGTAAATCATGGTCTGGTGAAATAACTACAATAGTATTTAAACCAAAAATAACAGGACAGGCCACCATAAACTTAAATATAAAAGAGAAGTAA